Proteins from a genomic interval of Zingiber officinale cultivar Zhangliang chromosome 2A, Zo_v1.1, whole genome shotgun sequence:
- the LOC122043086 gene encoding cellulose synthase-like protein D2, with product MSTNNVLRVSQSVRLASSSDPQQGDGKPPVGAPTVKFARRTLSGRYVSYSRDDLDSDFGSTDFEKEFTNYHVQIPPTPDNQLMDPVISAKVEEQYVSNSLFTGGCNSVTRAHLMDKVIESETSHPQMAGAKGSSCAMSGCDSKVMRDERGVDILPCECDFKICTDCFSDAVKFGGGICPGCKEPYKTTELEEMVNNDVEGRLQLPAPIGMSKMERRLSIMRSQKLTRSQTSDWDHNRWLFETKGTYGYGNAIWPTENTGDGENGQPSELTHKPWRPLTRKLKIPAAILSPYRLLIFVRMVALGLFLAWRVRHKNEDAIWLWGMSVVCELWFAFSWLLDQLPKLCPVNRATDLAVLKEKFETPTINNPSGKSDLPGIDVFVSTADPEKEPPLVTANTILSILAADYPVEKLSCYVSDDGGALLTFEAMAEAASFANLWVPFCRKHGIEPRNPESYFNLKKDPYKNKVRPDFVKDRRRVKREYDEFKVRTNGLPESIRRRSDAYHAREEMKAMKRQREVANDDPIEPIKIPKATWMADGTHWPGTWLNPSSEHTRGDHAGIIQVMLKPPSDEPLFGNTEEGRPLDFTDIDIRLPMLVYVSREKRPGYDHNKKAGAMNALVRASAIMSNGPFILNLDCDHYVYNSEALREGMCFMMDRGGDRLCYVQFPQRFEGIDPSDRYANNNTVFFDVNMRALDGLQGPVYVGTGCLFRRIALYGFDPPRSKEHRSGCCSCCFPQKRKNQAAVASEETRALRLGDYEDDEMAMSTFPKKFGNSSFLIDSIPVAELQGRPLADHPAVQYGRQPGILTAPRELLDASTVAEAISVISCWYEDKTEWGERVGWIYGSVTEDVVTGYRMHNRGWKSVYCVTKPDAFRGTAPINLTDRLHQVLRWATGSVEIFFSRNNALFASSRMKILQRVAYLNVGIYPFTSFFLIVYCFLPALSLFTGQFIVKTLNVTFLTYLLLITLTLCMLAVLEIKWSAIELEEWWRNEQFWLIGGTSAHLAAVLQGLLKVIAGIEISFTLTSKSAGDDEDEEFADLYVVKWSSLMIPPITIMMVNLIAIAVGVSRTIYSTIPEWSKLLGGVFFSFWVLAHLYPFAKGLMGRRRRMPTIVFVWSGLLAITISLLWVSINPPSGSSSQIGGSFTFP from the exons ATGTCGACAAACAATGTTCTTAGAGTAAGTCAATCTGTGCGGCTTGCTTCATCATCTGATCCACAGCAGGGTGATGGCAAACCGCCGGTTGGAGCGCCCACTGTCAAATTTGCCCGTCGAACATTATCGGGCCGCTACGTTAGCTACTCCAGAGATGACCTTGATAGTGATTTCGGGAGCACTGATTTTGAGAAGGAGTTTACTAATTATCATGTGCAAATTCCACCCACTCCTGATAATCAACTGATGGATCCAGTCATTTCTGCAAAGGTTGAAGAACAATACGTCTCGAATTCACTGTTTACTGGTGGATGCAATAGCGTCACGCGTGCACATCTGATGGACAAAGTGATTGAATCTGAGACAAGCCATCCTCAGATGGCTGGTGCCAAGGGCTCTTCTTGTGCAATGTCTGGATGTGATTCAAAGGTCATGCGTGATGAGCGTGGGGTCGATATCCTTCCCTGTGAATGTGACTTCAAAATATGCACTGACTGTTTTTCAGATGCAGTGAAGTTTGGTGGTGGGATCTGTCCGGGATGCAAAGAACCATATAAAACCACTGAATTGGAGGAGATGGTAAACAATGATGTAGAAGGGCGGCTCCAGTTGCCTGCTCCTATCGGGATGTCAAAGATGGAAAGAAGACTTTCGATAATGAGATCACAGAAGTTGACTAGGAGTCAGACTTCTGATTGGGATCATAACCGTTGGCTCTTTGAGACAAAAGGGACCTATGGCTATGGCAATGCAATTTGGCCTACAGAAAATACAGGGGATGGTGAAAATGGGCAGCCCAGCGAGCTAACGCACAAACCATGGCGGCCTCTTACTCGAAAATTAAAGATCCCAGCTGCAATTTTGAGTCCTTACCG TCTCCTCATCTTCGTTCGCATGGTTGCTCTTGGGCTGTTTCTTGCTTGGAGAGTAAGACACAAAAATGAGGATGCGATTTGGTTATGGGGGATGTCAGTTGTCTGTGAGCTTTGGTTTGCATTCTCATGGCTATTGGATCAGCTTCCAAAATTGTGTCCTGTAAATCGAGCCACTGACCTTGCTGTCTTAAAGGAGAAGTTTGAGACTCCTACAATCAACAATCCCTCTGGAAAATCTGATCTTCCAGGCATTGACGTGTTTGTTTCCACAGCCGATCCAGAGAAAGAACCTCCACTTGTGACTGCAAATACCATACTTTCCATCCTTGCTGCTGACTATCCTGTTGAAAAACTATCTTGTTATGTCTCTGATGATGGTGGTGCCCTTTTGACTTTCGAGGCGATGGCTGAGGCTGCTAGCTTTGCCAATCTTTGGGTTCCTTTCTGCAGGAAACATGGTATTGAGCCAAGAAATCCAGAAAGTTATTTTAACTTGAAGAAGGACCCCTACAAGAACAAGGTACGACCAGACTTTGTTAAGGACCGGAGGCGGGTAAAGAGAGAGTATGATGAATTCAAAGTTCGGACCAATGGTTTGCCTGAATcaattaggcgtcgatctgatgCATACCATGCACGTGAAGAGATGAAGGCAATGAAACGACAAAGAGAGGTTGCTAATGATGATCCAATAGAACCCATCAAGATTCCTAAAGCTACATGGATGGCTGATGGCACACACTGGCCTGGAACTTGGTTGAATCCTTCTTCAGAGCATACTCGGGGTGATCATGCTGGAATCATTCAG GTAATGTTGAAGCCTCCAAGTGATGAACCACTATTTGGGAATACTGAAGAGGGTAGGCCTCTTGATTTTACAGACATAGATATTCGTCTACCTATGTTGGTCTATGTTTCCCGTGAGAAACGCCCAGGCTATGACCACAACAAAAAGGCGGGGGCTATGAATGCTCTTGTTCGTGCGTCTGCAATTATGTCTAACGGTCCATTTATTCTCAACCTTGACTGTGACCACTACGTATATAACTCAGAGGCCCTCCGAGAGGGCATGTGCTTCATGATGGATCGTGGTGGTGATCGCCTTTGCTACGTTCAGTTTCCTCAGCGGTTTGAGGGCATTGACCCCTCTGATCGGTATGCAAACAACAATACAGTGTTTTTTGATGTCAACATGAGAGCACTTGATGGACTCCAAGGTCCAGTTTATGTTGGAACTGGTTGCCTCTTCAGACGAATTGCTCTTTATGGCTTTGATCCTCCTCGATCGAAAGAGCATCGTTCAGGTTGCTGCAGCTGCTGTTTTCCTCAAAAGCGTAAAAACCAGGCAGCCGTGGCATCTGAGGAGACACGGGCACTTCGCCTAGGAGATTATGAGGATGATGAGATGGCCATGTCTACCTTCCCTAAAAAATTTGGAAACTCATCCTTTCTTATCGATTCTATTCCAGTTGCTGAGCTCCAAGGCCGACCTCTTGCCGATCATCCTGCCGTGCAGTATGGCCGTCAACCTGGTATTCTCACTGCTCCCAGGGAACTTCTCGATGCATCTACTGTTGCTGAAGCAATCAGCGTCATTTCATGCTGGTACGAAGACAAGACCGAGTGGGGCGAGCGTGTTGGATGGATTTATGGGTCTGTAACTGAGGATGTTGTTACTGGCTATAGGATGCATAACAGAGGATGGAAGTCTGTTTATTGTGTAACCAAGCCTGATGCGTTCCGTGGGACAGCACCAATTAACCTAACTGATCGGCTTCATCAAGTACTTCGATGGGCAACTGGTTCTGTCGAGATTTTCTTCTCCCGTAACAATGCGTTGTTTGCAAGTTCAAGAATGAAGATTCTCCAGAGAGTTGCATACCTCAACGTTGGCATCTACCCATTCACCTCCTTCTTCCTCATCGTCTACTGCTTCCTACCAGCACTCTCATTGTTCACAGGACAGTTCATTGTGAAGACCCTCAATGTGACCTTCCTCACTTACCTGCTCCTCATCACGCTGACACTCTGCATGCTAGCAGTTCTCGAGATCAAGTGGTCTGCCAtcgagctcgaagaatggtgGCGAAATGAGCAGTTCTGGTTGATCGGAGGAACTAGTGCCCATCTTGCTGCTGTACTCCAGGGGTTGCTGAAGGTGATTGCTGGCATTGAGATCTCATTCACTCTCACATCAAAGTCAGCAGGCGATGATGAAGACGAGGAGTTTGCGGATCTCTATGTCGTCAAGTGGTCCTCATTGATGATACCACCCATCACCATCATGATGGTGAATTTGATTGCAATTGCAGTCGGTGTTAGCCGCACCATATACAGCACCATACCAGAGTGGAGCAAGTTGTTGGGTGGAGTTTTCTTCAGCTTCTGGGTGTTGGCTCACCTCTATCCTTTTGCAAAAGGACTCATGGGACGGAGACGAAGGATGCCGACAATTGTCTTTGTGTGGTCCGGTCTCCTCGCCATCACCATATCACTACTTTGGGTCTCAATCAATCCGCCATCAGGCAGTAGCTCACAGATCGGAGGCTCCTTCACTTTCCCTTGA